The proteins below come from a single Lodderomyces elongisporus chromosome 3, complete sequence genomic window:
- the SHO1 gene encoding Transmembrane osmosensor, which yields MGFKIRNFTGDPFAIATVSFGLIAWIVALAGAAASSQGSFPHFTWWGIAYQIVIILVITVLYLNNNIELYKFTLVGLVSIGFIYTTNSTNNLVYNSSSSGNLCCAAGCILLSILNLIWILYFGGHPESPTNQFIDSFSSNKYANEYIGRSSVSKTEPFDDQQGFNSAASKRFTSTGISLPQENVSQMSQTNTHSQQQQQQQHSTNAANASNATSYFPSTQLHGLENSSQDMMGSAPRDLTQNTNTNSSGTKRNTLYTDSEGGTGITFRYKAKALYSYDANPDDINEISFIKDEILDVDDVDGKWWQARRANGQVGICPSNYVKLIDT from the coding sequence atgGGTTTTAAGATTAGAAATTTCACAGGCGACCCTTTTGCTATAGCCACTGTCTCCTTTGGTCTTATAGCATGGATAGTTGCATTAGCCGGTGCAGCTGCATCGTCTCAAGGCTCATTCCCACATTTCACGTGGTGGGGTATTGCTTATCAAATAGTTATAATATTGGTGATCACCGTGCTATActtgaacaacaacatcgaATTGTACAAATTCACATTGGTTGGTTTGGTCAGTATCGGGTTTATTTACACTACAAACTCAACAAACAACTTGGTGTACAACTCTTCCTCATCAGGCAACTTGTGTTGTGCAGCCGGCTGTATCTTGTTGAGCATTTTGAATCTTATATGGATCTTGTATTTTGGTGGTCACCCAGAATCACCAACAAACCAGTTTATCGACTCCTTCAGTTCAAACAAGTATGCTAATGAATATATTGGCAGATCATCAGTGCTGAAAACAGAGCCGTTTGATGACCAGCAAGGTTTCAACTCTGCTGCAAGCAAGAGATTCACATCAACGGGAATAAGCTTACCCCAAGAAAATGTGAGCCAAATGTCACAAACCAACACTCactcacaacaacaacaacaacaacaacactcTACAAATGCAGCAAATGCATCAAACGCAACAAGTTACTTCCCACTGACACAATTGCACGGCTTGGAAAATTCGTCACAGGACATGATGGGCTCAGCACCGCGTGACTTGACCcaaaatacaaacacaaacagtagtggaacaaagagaaatacTTTATATACAGACTCCGAAGGTGGCACTGGAATTACATTTAGATACAAAGCCAAGGCCCTCTATAGTTATGATGCTAATCCCGATGATATTAACGAAATTTCATTTATTAAAGACGAGATTTTAGATGTTGACGATGTTGATGGAAAATGGTGGCAGGCCAGAAGAGCCAACGGACAAGTGGGTATTTGCCCTTCGAATTATGTTAAATTGATCGATACATAG
- the PAN2 gene encoding poly(A)-specific ribonuclease (MEROPS:MER0030317): MEGWSQVALVPLKDSNNNSNSNSSSNNSSNGVLVQDPISTVTTTVFDSVQNLVWCGDTSGYVRSLSSVKTSPYSIQLYPYTKFRTNTLNQPIIQILSHREGVLSLSNDQLSIYNRRGVPRNAVNSMSFKESNGRELFKDLKTMSFNCNSFNEIVIGTESDLIKVDMNKSNSVQQFNHTGKVAMVKEAPKLLALASSTGSLELFDPTSNSSIKTFSAHNGYMSDMDIKGNYIATCGNSIRPKRYHYHQAPEYTADPLVNIFDIRTMKAVAPVAFPAGVSSVRFHPKLPNILIVTSAYGLIEFVDIFDQTNVSVYHADMSAATPPLPAAGSSAAQQQKQQQQQQQQQQQQPHLSGLEISENGDFFMFNDGFSNLHLWSITNSGTLSKNFVNFPQEIERPDIVNGPSGVLGGGSGSGDNAFIDIDADVPLSVVGMPYYKELLLSNWPNDLKFVKEKARLPESIDPDLLSIFEKQQQQKISQTPKWIPYDSLKYGTCNIPEYYSLTSQKDTQIPKFLSEKNGGQKQRQKSIQALEDSIFQCQNDEKIPNCYSRLQIQYSKFGVKDFDFAFYNRTQEYCGLENHSDNSYINSLLQLYRFQSVFYNKVVHSLSNEWLPNDEATIETNPEGSSILNELAYLFDMMFKAKSRNVKTYNFSQVMNHDKQAAKLINLNELMNLNSHEVRELIIAFNNYLLTRLSMDFRNQFNFNFDLTELAYEIEVRGRGHSCPIYDKQMGAMFSLELITPPHNMMSKMSILVNPNTQQDQQQQQQQQQQQQQQQQPTNLANIRKNLNILTYLEYSMNQYKTIPCTQHQHFHPHTLEIRTSITKLPPVLVLNVNLTNEEFRIINSLKQWLVPDLYAVRATNNGSNRGYSFKPSMPVSGDFKKYQLLGYVCEISHQVDTSRTGGHNLVSFVKIKDEWMFFNDYLVIPIPEEEVFNLTYSWKKPVIVIYQEVDKMDKVEPFRHITHFQGNDSILYRDHFAGPIRESYQREYTLLTREKEAPQPGTLVAIDAEFVTLKPEQLEISYNGQKKLVKPKELSLARVSVLRGGREGINSNITGNNNDDNNNISGMIIDDPLFGEAFIDDYIVHKSHIYDYTTNFSGIEPNDLDIHKSSKNLVTLQTAYRKLWLLLNLGVIFVGHGLYTDFRTINLQVPEEQIRDTADFYYKSSFKRQLSLKFLAYVMLKERVQKGNHDSIEDARTALLLYKKYVELNQKSTNEFEKMLNFVYEEGNRLKYRVPEL, from the coding sequence ATGGAGGGTTGGAGTCAGGTAGCTCTCGTGCCATTGAAagacagcaacaacaatagcaacagcaacagcagcagcaacaatagTAGTAATGGCGTACTCGTTCAAGACCCTATATCTACAGTCACTACAACGGTATTTGACTCTGTACAGAACTTGGTGTGGTGCGGTGACACATCGGGTTATGTACGAAGCCTATCTAGTGTTAAAACATCTCCATACAGCATACAACTATACCCTTACACAAAATTTCGAACCAATACATTAAATCAACCTATTATACAAATCCTATCGCACAGAGAAGGCGTGCTATCGTTACTGAATGACCAACTTTCCATTTACAACCGACGAGGAGTTCCCAGAAATGCAGTAAACTCGATGTCTTTTAAAGAATCGAATGGCAGGGAATTGTTTAAAGATCTCAAGACAATGTCATTCAATTGCAACTCATTCAACGAAATCGTAATTGGAACTGAACTGGATTTGATCAAAGTAGATATGAATAAATCAAATCTGGTACAACAATTCAACCACACCGGAAAAGTTGCTATGGTCAAAGAAGCACCGAAATTGTTAGCATTAGCTAGCAGCACAGGTTCGCTAGAGTTATTCGATCCAACTTCAAACTCATCAATTAAAACTTTTTCAGCTCACAATGGATACATGTCAGATATGGACATTAAGGGTAACTACATTGCAACATGTGGAAATTCCATCAGACCCAAAAGATACCATTACCATCAAGCACCAGAATATACGGCAGACCCATTGGTAAACATTTTCGATATACGAACAATGAAAGCAGTTGCACCAGTTGCCTTCCCCGCAGGTGTATCTTCAGTTAGATTCCACCCCAAGTTGCCCAATATCTTAATTGTTACCTCTGCGTATGGGTTGATTGAGTTTGTAGATATATTTGATCAAACAAATGTGAGTGTTTACCATGCTGATATGTCAGCAGctacaccaccactaccagcAGCGGGATCCTCTGCTgcacaacaacagaaacaacaacaacaacaacaacagcaacagcaacaacaaccacatcTATCAGGATTGGAAATTAGCGAAAATGGTGATTTCTTCATGTTTAATGATGGTTTCTCCAATTTACACTTGTGGTCTATCACAAATTCAGGCACTCTCAGTAAAaattttgttaattttCCACAAGAGATAGAGAGACCAGACATTGTCAACGGACCCAGTGGAGTCCTAGGAGGCGGCAGTGGTAGTGGCGATAATGCATTTATTGACATTGATGCAGATGTGCCGCTATCCGTAGTTGGAATGCCGTATTATAAGGAACTTCTCCTCTCGAATTGGCCAAATGACCTCAAATttgttaaagaaaaagctaGATTACCTGAATCTATTGATCCAGACTTGCTATCGatttttgaaaagcaacagcaacaaaaaatttcGCAAACCCCCAAATGGATACCCTATGACTCATTAAAGTACGGTACTTGTAACATTCCCGAGTATTATTCGTTAACCAGCCAAAAAGATACCCAAATCCCCAAATTTTTGAGCGAAAAAAATGGAGGACAAAAGCAGCGCCAAAAATCGATTCAAGCATTGGAAGACAGTATTTTCCAATGTcaaaatgatgaaaaaatcCCCAATTGCTACTCAAGACTACAAATCCAATATTCCAAGTTTGGAGTCaaagattttgattttgcatTTTATAATCGAACTCAAGAATATTGTGGATTGGAGAATCATAGCGACAACTCATACATTAATTCACTTTTGCAGTTGTACAGATTCCAATCTGTTTTCTATAACAAAGTAGTTCACTCACTATCCAATGAATGGTTACCGAATGACGAAGCGACAATCGAAACCAACCCGGAAGGCTCATCTATATTGAACGAGCTTGCATATTTATTTGACATGATGTTTAAAGCCAAGTCTAGGAATGTCAAGACCTATAATTTCAGTCAAGTGATGAACCACGATAAGCAAGCAGCAAAGTTAATAAACTTGAACGAGTTGATGAATCTTAACTCACACGAAGTGCGCGAATTGATTATTGCGTTTAATAATTACTTGTTGACGCGACTATCGATGGATTTTAGAAACCAgttcaacttcaattttGATTTGACAGAGTTAGCTTACGAAATCGAGGTTAGAGGACGAGGACATTCTTGTCCCATATATGATAAACAGATGGGGGCCATGTTTTCCTTAGAATTGATAACACCGCCACATAACATGATGAGTAAAATGAGCATCCTTGTTAATCCCAATACACAGCAAgatcagcagcagcagcagcagcagcaacaacaacaacaacaacaacaacaaccgaCCAACTTAGCCAATATAAGGAAAAACTTGAATATACTCACATACTTGGAGTATTCAATGAATCAATACAAGACAATTCCATGTACGCAGCACCAGCATTTCCATCCCCATACTTTAGAAATTCGAACATCAATTACGAAACTTCCACCTGTGCTTGTTCTCAATGTCAACTTAACAAATGAGGAATTCAGAATTATCAATAGTTTAAAGCAATGGCTTGTTCCCGATCTTTATGCTGTGAGAGCAACAAATAATGGAAGCAATCGAGGCTATTCATTTAAACCTAGCATGCCAGTCTCGGGTGACTTTAAGAAATACCAATTATTAGGGTATGTTTGTGAGATAAGTCATCAAGTAGACACATCGAGAACAGGTGGCCATAATTTGGTCTCTTTTGTCAAAATAAAGGATGAGTGGATGTTTTTCAACGATTACTTGGTGATTCCTATCcctgaagaagaagtgttTAACCTTACTTACTCATGGAAAAAACCTGTCATTGTTATATATCAAGAAGTTGACAAGATGGACAAGGTTGAACCGTTTAGACATATAACTCATTTTCAAGGCAATGACTCTATACTTTATAGAGATCACTTTGCTGGGCCAATTAGAGAGCTGTATCAGCGAGAGTATACATTGTTGACGAGGGAGAAAGAAGCTCCACAGCCAGGAACATTAGTAGCCATTGACGCAGAATTTGTCACTTTAAAACCGGAACAGCTTGAGATAAGCTATAACGGGCAGAAGAAATTAGTCAAACCCAAAGAGTTGTCTTTGGCGCGTGTTTCTGTTCTCCGAGGTGGTCGCGAAGGCATAAATAGTAACATTActggcaacaacaacgacgaTAACAATAATATCAGTGGCATGATTATCGACGATCCGTTATTTGGCGAAGCAtttattgatgattatATTGTTCACAAATCACACATTTACGATTATACGACAAACTTTAGTGGTATCGAGCCCAATGACCTAGATATCCATAAATCTAGCAAGAATTTGGTCACGTTGCAAACGGCATATCGAAAGCTATGGCTTTTACTTAATTTGGGCGTCATATTTGTTGGACATGGTTTATATACTGATTTTAGAACTATCAACTTACAGGTTCCAGAGGAGCAGATTCGAGACACTGCAGACTTCTACTACAAGAGTAGTTTCAAACGACAGTTGAGCTTAAAATTCTTGGCATATGTGATGTTGAAAGAGAGAGTACAAAAGGGTAACCACGACTCGATTGAAGATGCTAGGACTGCATTATTGCTTTACAAAAAGTACGTGGAGTTGAACCAAAAGAGCACGAAcgagtttgaaaaaatgtTGAATTTCGTCTATGAGGAAGGAAATAGACTAAAGTATAGAGTACCTGAGttgtaa